The DNA region TGGCCTAGGTGGAGCAGGACAGTATATGTGTCAGCAAAGATGCTCAACCCTGGACGTGTGAAGTGTATTTACCTCGATTTAAAAAGACTCTTTCCCACAGATATCTTCTAGGCGCTCAGCGATCTCTCCCCGTCCAACTTTGTGTAGATGTAGACTTCGTGCCATTCCTCTGGAGCTGCCATCTTGCTTAGAGGCAGAAAACGGAACCTGGTACTGTTGGTGGTCAGCAGCAACTTCGGTATCTGGTATGGGTGAAGGTGAGGCAGAGATGCTTGAGGCCAGAATAGCCTCAAATAAATGACGGCTTAACCTACCCTTTTCACGTTTGGTTGCCCAAACCTGAAACACGCTTTGGAGATATGTGACTGAGCGTTCTGTGACGGTACTAAGACAATCTGGGGGTTGCAATAAGATATTTGTCTCGCAAAGGTAGGTGAAACCTGGAAGGGTAACAGCAATGGGTCATATAGGGGAGAATTCTATTTATTTTAGGATGACGTGAACATCTATGGGAAACAGTGTGTTGCAACGAAACTTCAAAAATAAACAGGTTGACTCTTCGCACTGTTCTATCTGCGTGAATGCTGGTCTGGGGTCACGGGGGCGGGATTGATCGGTTTGCCTCCCGCTCAGACTCGGCCGACAAATGACCTCACGAGTCACGTAGGTACTTAGTCTCTTTCTTGATATCTACCTAGGTAGGGATCGATGAAACGAGAATACACGGCTCATGTGTCAGCAGGCCGGCCATCCAAAACAGTACCACACCTTACACCTCCTGCCAGAAACATAGAGTCTAAACGTCAAAAGCATTCAGCTCTTCCGAGAAACTTCTCCTCACGGTAATAGTATCGGTCATCATCACGAGTGACCTAAAGACATGTCAGGTCTGTGACAAAAGGGACACGTGACGACACTGTTGGTTTGACCGTTTGAGTGGGTGTGAGTTTTGGCGTGTCAGTAATTCCCAACACCGGGTAACATTAAGTAAGTAGGCAGTTCGTGAAGCACGCATCCCACTCTAGAATCTGGTCTCCGTTCCGAATTTGAAGttggtttgtttacttttggTGGAGCCACCCCTAAGCCCCTGAGTCTTAGCTCACTCTAAGCCCAATGTCTAGCAGTACTATCAAGAATTCTAAACGCTTTGCCCAAGGGCGCTTCAGAGCTTAAATTCCTTAAGGAGTTCAACCTCTAAGCTACACCAGTCCTCATATCCGTCCCAATCACTCAACTAAATCAGAATCGCCCCCAAGTAGGGCACTAGACTCCTCTTCCTTATCTGTCCCCTCGCCGATCATCTTGGTCGGGGATAAAAGAAGGTTTTGTAAGAATTTGTACAGTGCTGCTCTCCAGGCGGTGGGTTCGTTCGTGTCGGCAGCAGGTGGATCAGGTGGCACTATCACAGTTACAGTGCGTCTCCAACCTAGCCTTCTGGATCCGATAAGTGTGTCGTTGAACCCACGCTTTTTGCAGGCCTGTTCATAGAGCTGATCGAGTTCGTCCTACCAAGCAACTTTAGTAAGTTTTCAAGAATACAGGTACCACTGGATTAataaaaaaggaaaaggcacGTACTTCGCTTACTTCCCGGTCGGACCAAATAACCCAACGATTGCCACCTTTCATTTAGGGAAACGGGTAGTATTAGCAAGAGCGCAGTGGTGAGGTTTTGGAGCTTGGCTAACCGTCAATCTGTATAGATTCTTCCCCAGCAAAGTGTAAAGTGCAAATAAAAGTTGACCAGTGTCTCCACACGGGGTCTGGAGGTAGACTAGGTGGATGGTCTTGTAGACCACGGGCGGGTCCCTCGGTTTCAGGAAAAGAAATAGAGGCTTTGAATGAGACCCACCCATTAGCAGGACAGCCAGGTAGGGTAATCTGGAAAGTGCAAAGATTGCACGCCTTGTCGTTTTGAGGTTCAGGAGCGGCTGTAATCAAGTCAGGGAAAGAGTACCTTCACATACAACAAGAATGAAATTTTATCGAACAAAGCAAAATACTAAAGAATGTACATGACAAACAGTCCTAGTAGAGATCATCATTGAAAGTGGCACGCAGATATACGGTGTGACATCTACGTGTCGAGAAGCCGAAACGAAACACTGTATTAGCTGCGGGGCTAAAAGGGAGCAGGTGACGCAGGTGGTCCATATAATGGGACTGGATGAAAGAAACTTCGCAGTGGTCAAACTGTTGGTTCCTAAATGAAAGCATAAGTTGCCGCAAATTGGGTGGTATATGGTTCAAGAGGGCACATAATAGCTCAAGCATCATGTGTTCTTGGTGACTAGTTAAAGCCCATAATTTAAAAGGCATGATGTGCGAAGCATTTAGAATGCAGTTTATTGCACCCTAGTTCAGAATTCTCTCATGACACAAGTCCTGCTCAAATAGAGCATTCACAGGTCCAGGTCGAGAATTGTGttagtaggtaggtaagtaaCTTGGAAACAAGATGTAGGCCGAACCCCCTTTTTTAGGCATATGGCTTGGTCGCCAATGGTCATCGGACTGCTTCTTTATTTGGATGGAAGGCCTAACTAAGCAAGAATTCACTTATTAGTAGCATAGGTCTTTATTGTAGTCTTTGTTTACTTAGGTGGAGACCCCCTTTTATTTGGGTGGAGTCCCCCTGAAACCCTGAAATCCAGTTCTCCCAGTTTGCTACCCGAGGCTCCTGACATGCACCTACCTTTAGCCATCTAATTACTAGGGAATTTCGTGATTCATCTGCAATTCTATTGCTGTTACAAAGGTATCCCAGTTGTCATGACATTTGTAGAACTGGATTAATATGCTAAGCAGGTGCGTGGAACTGCCCTCAATGGTTGACATGAATGACATCGCTTTGCATTTAAATAAGTTGAGTTTCAATGAGCCGCAGCGAAGTTTCTGCTTCCCGTCACTGAACTTGCCGCATAAAGACAAGTTTCCAATTGAATTTACGAAAGCTCTCAGGTTCTGCTTTTCTGAGGATCAATGGCAAACAGATGACACACTTAGTGTCTTGCACTCTGTGCTATCATGCACAATCCCTTTATGCCACCTCCTGCTCTTAAAGCACAACACAAGGCCTTAAGTCTAACCATGTTGGCAAGTACGTACATAGAAAGCAGATATTTCTTAAAATAAATCGAGTGAAATTAGATACATCCGTCATAACTAAGTAATGACAGCCACAAAGCAAAACAGATACACCACCCAAATCTAACGTCAGTCAACGCCTAAACGCCTTTCGAATATAAAGCCAGGATCCATGCCCCTACACGGATTTCCATGAAAAGtgaataacaacaacaataccAAGCCGCATTTGGAGGACGTCCCCAGAATATCCATTCTCTCCATCATATTTCCCTTGGATATGCTCAACGTACAATTCAATTCCTTAGCTTACTGGAAACGCGGTTCCTGGCAACGGACTTCCTCCTGAAGTAAGGGATGGTGAAGATTGGCCGTGTGGTCTTTGGGGATTCCTTGGTGAAAGGAGTGACAGAATATGCATAAGCTTGGTCACAGGAGTTTTCCACGTCGGTGACCGCCTTGAACCCATGCTCGAactggagggagagggagatatAGAGGTGGTACGCCTAAATGTGGGACGTCGTCCAAGATTCGATGATATAGGTTCTTCGTCTCTGCCTCGAATATTGATGCGCTTCACTGATCGTTGTCGGATGTCATCGAGCTCTTCCTGTGATTTGGGTGCTGGTTAGCAGCTGCTATGATTTGAagaataggtaggtagaaCTTACATCCGTCAACTTCCGGTCCGTCACAATGATCCAACGATTGCTGCCCTTCATCTATTGTCACCGTTAGTGTCGTGTGCGAAACTTCCCAGAAGATAGGAAGACACTCACCGTTAGTTTGAAGTTGTTCTTGCCGAACATCTGATTCAGGGCGGAGATCAGTTGACCGGTATCACCATATGGCGTCTGGAGATAGGCATGGTGCGATCGTTTGCGGGCGTCCATTGCACTGGGCGCTGCAGCGCGTTGCGATTTCCAGAATGGCCTAAAGCAAACACCTGTCAATTAGATACACAAGAAGAGTGGGCAATCCAGAGAATCAGCAGCAAGACTGATGTTGGGTGGTTGCGCTGAGTGTCATTAATGTTGGAAAAGATGAGCGCACATGGGAATAGAGTCCTCCGAAAATGAAGAGGGAACTCAACAGAACAGGATGACAGGGCGGGTTCCGTGGGGCGAAGTACAGAGTCACCACTGAGACACGGCACGTGTGTGGCTTGGAaatgtggtgttttggtgtgTTACACAGGACTCAATATTCTGAAATCAGACACTGTGCGGTCTGCGAGAAGGGGGGGCAGCCTGTAGTATTTTAAACAAGATGGCAGAACAGGAAGCGGGGTCACTCAGGGTCCCCGGTCCAGTCAGGCCAGGCCATCTGTGGCCAGCCAATGGCAAGACGTATCCTGCATAATGACCTGGTCAACCAGTCAACTTCTTGGAGTTTTGGTGTTCCCACTGATGCTGTCATTTTCTGCCTAACACCGCGATGTACCACATGATTCTGCACTTAGATGATAATGGCAGCCACAACATTATGCCCATCTACCTTACTTCGCCCTCTTTCAGCTGTTTCATTCTCGAGGACTCAGTAAAATGCTTCTGTATTTTCTTCGTTGGCTCCAAATATGCTGAAAAGCAAGATCAGTGCTGTCACAATGAAACCCTCGCTGGTGTACTTCCTCAGCTCCTGTGTGCCGGGGGCACTTGGCACACATTGTGACTTAATGCATCACAAAGCCAGCCTGCAAAGGCTTGGACAACACGAAAAAAGCGTACAAGGCCCACTTTCAGACGGCGGCTAACAGTGTATTCCCTCTCATATGGGAACCAAGACAGACTTTCTGCCAAACACCCGCACCTCCTTCTCGGGGGCATGGTACGGGCCGATGCGACCCCATGAGAGCCCGGGCTCTAGCCCCGGGGGGTGGCATAGGTGCTTTCAGCAACACTACCGGTTCCTAGAATGATCGCCTGCAGATAGTGGAAACACTCCCCAAACCCTGTTCTATGCGCTCTAGCGGCATAACCCATAGGGGGCTCTTGTCGATACCGCGTGCTGGGAAGACAGTACCGGCCATAAACCCAGCTGCGATCAATACCGCGAGCCTTGCAGCAGTGGCTGAATTTTGGGGACGGCTTGATGGTCGGCACTGATGGCTGCCGATAAGAAGAGCTGATGAGCCGATTCTCTTGCCTTCTCCAATTTCTCCTTTTCAGCAAAGCACCCGTGGAATGATTGCCTGCAGAACCAGCCATGGACTGGCCGAATATCCATGACCCTTATGTCACAACGTATGACTGGAAATATGAACAGCCGACATCTGAGACGGATGACCAGAGCTTTGTACTTTACACAAAGTGGTCTGAAAATGCGTACCGGgttcaacctccccaaatcTTATCAAACATTGCGAAGTGGTCCAATTCCACTGTAACATGGCTACAGGTCAGTGCTTCATCCGAGCCAGCTCTCAAGATCTCCAGTCAGTACAAGCGTCTGCTCACGCTTTGCTTTCAAGAGCCCATTTTTCAGTCAAAACCTTTTGGAAGCGCCTGCTGGTAACCAGCCAGATATCTCGGGGTTTCACATCTTGTAAGTTACATATGTCTAGGTAACTGACGAATCAGGGAAGAAAATGAGTACTTGTATCTAATTTCCCGTGTCAGGTTTCCAAGCCGTGTCAAACACTATGATGAGATACAACTTGGCGATGGAAAGCTGATCCCAAGAGAGCACTGGTATCTTCCTTTCTCGGACGCCAATTGGGAACACATCATCAAACATTTCCATCTCAACCGAGTGATCTTGGAAGCAATGATGCAAGACAAGTGCTACACAGGTTTTCAGGAGAAAAGGCTTCGTGGTAGACACACTATACAATGGTTCACGGGCGTCACGAGCCAGAAAGCCGACCCACGCAGCGCTTCCATGTCCGCGGTATACTTTCCACAATTCAGGTTATCACTTGGGGTGATTTTCAACTGCGACAAGGGCCAAAAGGACTTGGTAAAAAAACTACTACGACGCTCTCCTGAAGTTAGTTCACACTCCCTGCTCATGGTCGGGGTTTTTGTTGAGATCCAGCGTGATCGTATCGTTGCGCTTATGGACGATGTTACTGAGCAACTGGATACAATCACGACTATGCTTTCTCGCGAATTAGACGTCTTCGGTTTCGAACAGAATCAACAGCTGACAGTGGCACTGGTTGCGGCGAAAAACTGTGAGGAAGAGACACGGGTCGTGAGAAGTCAACTGGAGAAGATCATCACGCATGCAAAAGAGCACGAGAAAGCCGATCATAAGGGTGCAAGTGTGGAATATATTCATACGACCAGGAGGTTCAACATCAGGCTGAAACAgattgatgatgagctggaggGTATTGCTTCTCAGTGTCGTGTCAAGGCGGAAGAGCTGAGAACCACGTCAGACCTGGTGAGTAACTACCTCTCCATCCCAACACACCGGTAGAGTCCTCTGGATCAGCTTCTCTACCCGCTGATTCACGAACTGACCGTCCGCTCAGTATTTGGCACAACTGGCCCGGAATGAGGCTCGTGAAGCAGCTTCTTTAGCACACACCGCAACCAAACAAGCAGAGATCAGCAAGCACATAGCCTTCATTGCGATGGTATATCTCCCGATAACAGCTGTTTCTGTAAGTACCCGTGATACTACCTAGCTACATTGTTGCCGCCATCATGTTATCTTTGAGTCATCGATACTGATCAAAGTACCTCTACTCCCAGACGATATTTGCCACGCCGGTGTTCAAGTTTGAAAACAACTGGGTGGACTGGTCATGGAAATTCAGGGGAGAGACGAAGGAGGATGGCTCTCCCGAACACGACATGCCAGTTTTCTCGGGGTATTTCGTGGTATATttcatcctcgccatcggcCTCACCTACACAACCTGGTGGTCCTTCAGCCGTAAAGTGAAGGGACTCGACAAATTGGCTACACTCCAGACAGAAAAGCGCAGAAAGCGCTCGGGATTTCTAGGCCTTGGTCGTAAAGCCAGTGACACGGCTTCGCGACCAGCTACGCCACTAGACACTACATCAAACCAGGTCACCCCCTCGCTCACAAGTAAAACCCCATGGTACCAACGACTGTTCCTTTGGTCCGAAAGCGATGCCACAACTATCACCGCAACCCCAAGCCCCGAAGCACAGGTTGCTTCTACAACCGGGGTGTTGACTGGTGACCGAAATGATGGAGGAATTCAGGGGAATACCGCGTCTGCTGCCACTCAACCCACTATCTGGTCACGTTTCTTTTCAATCTTCCCTCGTATCAGACGGCCTACTCGGAGGAGGAATCCAGCCAACGCCATCGAGGGACATCAGTTGAGGCCAATGTCACAGCACACCAATGTACCTACTTCTAACCAGGCAGGCCGGAACCATATGTCAGGCTCAATGGTTTAAGCTCTTATAGGAGATTTGATTCAAGGTTATAGAACACGCAATGATAAATTAGCAACAGAGTTTGTTTACAGACACCAACATCCCTAACTACCCGGTACCTAAGCTAGTGTTCGAATTGTGACCTGGTAATTTTGAACTTATGCAATGCATGTATAACTCGAAACTAAGGTCGGCGCTTAAGAGTGACGACTCACAGATGTGCTGATACCCCTGTTTCCCCTAATTTGTGAAGAAGCCGTTTCCCGACGCCCAACGCGTCGAAGCACACGGACAAGGTCTCCGGGATTTCAGTGCTTTAACTCCATCTTAAGGTTCACAGAGGACCTAAGTCATGGATTGGCCACGTATGGTAGATTCGATACTAGTCATTGAAGAAGACGACTGCCTCTTTGATTATGAATGTCCATCAATGATTGCATCAAAAGTGGTTCGGAACCATGTAAGGAAAGGCACACGTCAAATTTGGAACCGTTAAAGCTAAAAAGAACAGGGCCGAGAGCATGAGAGTATCATGTTGAAGAGTTACGCCGACTGGAACCGTTGGTTCGAGGTATCTTCATTCCAGCCATGACCTTGCAGTTCTCCTTGTAAGGGTACAAGACCAAGGACCTAACCTCATCCATAAAGAGTCAGGTTTTCACCGAAAATCTCTTGGAAaaaccatcatcagcccAGGAACAAGCCGGCTACCACATCCTGTCAGTTCACCACAACTCCAAACCCAGTCTAAGTCACATCACTGATTCAAACGGGCACCCCAAGACTCTGCGGCGCCGTCGAGCCAGCCTTCACAGCCCTCGAGACCATCACCACAGACCTCTAttacctccccttctccctcccccgctgGCGAACCATCACCCGCgccttccacctccacgaCGAAATCTCCCGAGCCTTAACCAAAAGCCACCAAGGCGGCTGCGCCACCTACCTCGTCCACGGCGGCCCCCTCCACATGTACACCGTCGCCATGTCCTGGGACCACCAAAGctggacctcctccgcccacAGCgtcgccatctcctccacctacttctcatcctccaagcTCACCGTCGCAGTCCTATTCGGCTGCTCCGAAGAGCAAATCGCCCGAGTGGAAGACCTTCTCGCTTCCTCCCCCGAAGTCAAGTCCCACCCCCTGCTTACGGTAGGGCTTTTTGCGGAGTTGCACAAGGACAGGATGCAGGAGATTGTTAAGAATGCTTTGTATGAATGCACTGCTGCTATTACGGAGCTAAAGCTGGACCGGGATGCCCCGTCGGTAGTGAAGAGGGATTTTAAGCTGAGTAGGAAGCTGAGGAATTGTCGGCTGAAGAcgaagatggcggaggaggaggtgaggacTACGAAGGGGTTGCTGGAGAAGATGATTCcgcaggtggaggaggagcagaggctGTATCAGtcttgggatgatgatgatggtgatggggggagtTCGCGACTAGTACGAGGAGGTTTAAGCAGCGGTTTGAGGAGATTGGGATTGAGTTGGATGCGCTGATGGCGAGGTGCAGGATAATGTTTGATGATATGACTTATTCGGAGGAGTTGGTGAGTTGTCTGTGTCGCATAGAGACTCGTGATGTGGCACTGCTAAAGTATGTCTGTTTTTAGTTTATGAACGAGCTCCTCAGTGATGATGCCGAGCGAGCAAGAGACCAGGCAAAAATGAGCACAATAATAGCATTTGTGGCTATGCTATATCTCCAGATCACGGCTGTTGCGGTGAGTCGCCATAACTCGCTCGAGATACTTGTATCATAGGCTGAGTTGAGGCTAATCTCTTCGACATAGACCATCTTCGCCATGCCCGTCGTCGAATTCCAAAACGACTGGCGAGACATATACTTCAAACAGGCTGAGCCAAACGCCAGCAAACAGCCAGTTCTGTCCTCCTATTTCTGGGTGTACCTGATTGTGTCCGTCACTCTCACCGCATTCACCGTATTTGGTTGGTGGCATTATGCCAGGGGTGCGAGTAAGGTCCACAACCGCAGGATGGAATTGAAACGCAACCGGAAATTGGTAGAAGGCAGAGGTGGGCGACAACGTGTCACAAACGGGTTTTTCTCTGGGCatggggaaaagaagaaggaattTGTGTGAGACTGGGGTTGTGGCTTCAAGGACAAATTGTCATTTTTGTCGCATTTGAACTGCTTCTAACACTATGATATTTCATTCTTTTTCCGTCTGTTTACACTTCAGTCGCCTGTCCTACTTGGTGACCACTTCACTTTGCTGTCTCAACCTCCTTAGGACgcactttttcttcttcctttggGCTTTTGGCATCCGGTGGACCTTGTCCCTTGACTCCCCCTTCACGTTTTGGAGCTTCTTTCTGCCCTTTCTCAACATAAGTCAGTCCAGAAGGTCTCTCGGTTGGGCGTGTGGGATGGTTTGCTGACAGTGATTGACTCGGGGGAGGTTGCTTGAGATTGGTCGGAAGTTTACGGTCTCGATCAGCAATCCGCGGAGCGTTCCCTCCGTTGCCTGTCAAGCTGGTTGACATGCTTGGCGGGGCACCGACAGGCCCGGGCTCAGCCTGGCCTCCGGGTTGCGTCTTGATGATTTGCGTCTCTCACGTGGAGAGCCGGACTGTGCTGGCGATAGAGCACGCCTGGCCGGTGGGGCTTTGGATGAGTTATTACGTATACTCTCCTATTGGCTCTATGTTCAGTGATAGCGGTGGTTAGCTAGAATGTCTATCTTTGAAGCTGCTTGCCAGGTGACTTATTGAACTGAGCGGGGTTTTTATGTATATGATCCACTCTCCCGCTTGCCGTACCTGTGGGCGTTGAACTTGGTTAGTTTCTTGTAGGGTCTCTATTGTCACACCGGCATACGACAGCGCAGGAACAATACCTTCACCTTGACCTCGCTGGGATCTAACTTTAGCCCTTCTTGTAGGTACTTCAAGAGGGTGTCGAGGTGTCCATTCGGAGGCGTTGCACAAATGAATATGCTCTAATCTGACGGTACCTCCAATGTTACGTCCATTGTGTAGGTCCAGATAGGTAGGTTGGTAGAAGGTTTGGTGAATGACGGCTCAGCTGTTAATGCCGTGTGCAGCGAAAAAGGCGGTGTATGTCGTTATGGCTTTTCATTTCGAGTTAAGAACACATGCTTGAGATGGTTCTGTGTCCTTCAGAGATTACAATGATTTTAAGTCGTCGTGGAAGCTTCCGAAAAAACAGGGAATGCGGGAGCACATGGTGTTTGGGCCTCAAAGGAGGGGGACATGGCATCGGTTGGGGATTGACAAATGGCACGTGGGGGCAGTCGTGACGAATTATCCATCACTGGCTGATATGGGCTGACAGAGAGGATGTGTTCCGGCCCAAACATGGGCCGTGCTGCTTTCCAGCTGATCAGGCACACCACAAATGCTCCCACAAGCTCCTGATTCTACAGGTTCCAGATTGCCAAAACTAAAACCCAACAGGCGGGTCCGTTTGTCGGTCATCGACAAGCCAGCACAATAATAGCAACACATAGAGTTATCATGAGATGGCTCGGATGTCTGATGAGGTGGGAAGGGCAAGGTAGGTGATCAATTACCTGAATCTCATGGTACCTACAAGGTACCGTACATTTAGACAACATGTGATAGCCTGCAATTGTGAACTGTGAGTTGGCGCAGTCAGGTAGTCAATACTTGGGCGCCTAATTTGACGTGCCATATCGGGCCATTGTTTTTCCTTGCTGTTAAATCGACGACGGGAGAAATGTTCCGCTCGATGTCGTAGCTTATCAGTTGAGGCGGTTCCCATTGGACGAAAATCCAATATAGGCACAATCCA from Podospora pseudoanserina strain CBS 124.78 chromosome 1, whole genome shotgun sequence includes:
- a CDS encoding hypothetical protein (EggNog:ENOG503PFHH), with the translated sequence MYTVAMSWDHQSWTSSAHSVAISSTYFSSSKLTVAVLFGCSEEQIARVEDLLASSPEVKSHPLLTVGLFAELHKDRMQEIVKNALYECTAAITELKLDRDAPSVVKRDFKLSRKLRNCRLKTKMAEEEVRTTKGLLEKMIPQVEEEQRLYQSWDDGEFATSTRRFKQRFEEIGIELDALMARCRIMFDDMTYSEELFMNELLSDDAERARDQAKMSTIIAFVAMLYLQITAVATIFAMPVVEFQNDWRDAEPNASKQPVLSSYFWVYLIVSVTLTAFTVFGWWHYARGASKVHNRRMELKRNRKLVEGRGGRQRVTNGFFSGHGEKKKEFV